The Ornithodoros turicata isolate Travis chromosome 7, ASM3712646v1, whole genome shotgun sequence genome includes a region encoding these proteins:
- the LOC135399523 gene encoding transcription initiation factor TFIID subunit 12-like: MSTIQSSVAAPANIYTTTVPLCQGGIENQICVSSATMTLPISVAIPTVVTHTLVQPTSSFTGTITVPSVTPTVTPISASMGVVPTCTPILTTTLVKPTAVSVADRQANSGDGVQVLNKQRLQDLVREVDPNEQLDDDVEELLLQIADDFIENLVTTSCLLAKHRKSTTLETKDIQLSLEKNWNMWIPGFGAEEVQPYKKASSTEAHKQRLALIRKTLKKY, translated from the exons ATGTCTACGATTCAGTCGAGTGTTGCTGCCCCAGCTAACATCTATACCACCACGGTGCCACTGTGCCAGGGTGGCATTGAAAACCAGATCTGCGTCTCGTCCGCCACCATGACCTTGCCAATATCTGTGGCTATTCCGACAGTTGTTACT CACACCTTGGTTCAGCCAACATCATCATTCACCGGAACAATAACTGTGCCATCAGTGACCCCTACTGTGACACCCATCAGCGCAAGTATGGGAGTGGTGCCTACTTGCACACCTATCCTCACCACCACACTGGTGAAGCCCACTGCAGTCTCTGTAGCTGACCGGCAGGCCAACTCTGGTGATGGAGTTCAA GTGTTGAACAAACAGCGTCTCCAGGACCTCGTCAGGGAAGTGGACCCAAATGAACAGCTCGATGATGATGTAGAGGAG TTGCTGTTGCAAATCGCGGACGACTTCATCGAGAACCTGGTAACTACTTCCTGCCTCCTTGCAAAGCACAGAAAATCCACAACGCTGGAAACCAAAGACATTCAGCTCAGCTTAG AGAAAAACTGGAACATGTGGATACCTGGATTTGGGGCAGAAGAGGTGCAGCCATATAAGAAAGCTAGCAGCACTGAAGCTCACAAACAG CGTTTGGCTCTCATCAGGAAGACACTAAAGAAATATTAG